The genome window TTTCGAAGACCTGAAGCTCGCCGAACCCCTGCTGCGCGCCGTGAAGGAAGAGGGCTACAGCACGCCCACCCCCATCCAGCAGCAGGCCATCCCCTACGTGCTCGAGGGCAAGGACGTCCTCGGCTGCGCGCAGACGGGCACTGGCAAGACGGCGGCGTTCACCCTCCCCATCCTCCAGCGGCTCTCCGTGGGCCGCCCCCCTCCGCCCGCGCGGGGCCGTCCCATCCGCGCGCTCGTGCTCAGCCCCACGCGTGAGCTCGCCGCGCAGATTGGCGACAGCGTGCGCGCCTACGGCCGCTACACCGGCCTCAACTCCGCCGTCATCTTCGGCGGCGTGGGCCAGAACGCCCAGGAGCAGACGCTCCGCCAGGGCGTGGACATCCTCGTGGCCACCCCCGGCCGCCTGCTGGATCTCATGAACCAGGGCTTCGTGTCCTACAAGGCGCTCGAGGTGTTCGTCCTCGACGAGGCGGACCGGATGCTCGACATGGGCTTCATCCATGACGTCAAGCGCGTCATCGCCGCGCTGCCCCGGCCCCGCCAGACGCTGTTCTTCTCGGCCACCATGCCCCCGGAGATCCAGGGCCTGGCCAACAGCATCCTGGTCAAGCCCGTGCGCGTGGAGGTGGCCCCGGTGTCCACCACGGCGGAGACCATCGATCAGCGGCTGTACTTCGTGGAGAAGGAGCAGAAGCGCGGCCTGCTCGTGCACCTGCTCAACAGCGATCAGGGCATTCAGCGCGCGCTCGTCTTCACGCGCACCAAGCACGGCGCCAACCGCGTCGCGCGGCACCTGGAGTCCGCGGGCATCGGCGCCGAGCCCATCCACGGCAACAAGAGCCAGAACGCGCGCGAGCGGGCGCTGGCGGCCTTCAAGTCCGGCGCGTGCCGGGTGCTGGTGGCCACGGACATCGCCGCGCGGGGCATCGACATCGACGGGATTTCGCACGTCATCAACTTCGATCTGCCCAACATCCCCGAGACGTACGTGCACCGCATCGGCCGCACGGGCCGCGCGGGCGCCGCGGGCATCGCCCTGTCCTTCTGCGACACCGAGGAGCGCGCGTACCTCAAGGACATCGAGCGCACCATCCGCCGGCGCGTGCCGGTGGTGGAGGCCGGGGTGCACCGCTCCGCCCTGGTGTCCCCGCCCGAGTCGGACGAGCGTCCGCCCCGGCGCGACTCCCCTCCCCGCCAGCAGGCCCGGCCCGTGTCGTCGGGAGGCGGCTCGCGCCCCAACAGCCCCCCCCGGGGTGAGCGCGGCGCGGACAACCGCAATGGCGGCGGCCGGGGTGGTGGCCGCCGGGGTGGACGAGGCGGCGGTGGCGGCGGTGGCCGGAGCCAGGAGACGCGTTCTCCTCTCCGCAACGACCGGCCCCAGCAGGCCCAGCCGGAGCAGCGTCCCGCCGCGCCTTCCGCCACTTCTCAGAGGCCACGCCCCTCCAAGTGGTTGTAGAAGCACCCGCGACGAGAACCCCTCTCTGCACCCGAGACACCCGTGACCCTGCTCCGCGCCGCCGACGTCCAACTGTCCTTCGGCAGCCGTACCGTCTTCGAGGGGCTGACCTTCACCATCGAGGAGGGTGAGCGGGTGGGCCTCGTCGGGGTGAACGGCTCCGGCAAGTCCTCGCTGATGAAGATATTGGCGGGGGCGGCGCGGGCGGACGCGGGGGAGCTGCAGCTGCGCCGCGGCTCACGCGTCACCTACCTGCCGCAGGAGCCCGAGTTCGCCCCGGGCGCCACGGTGGCCTCGGAGCTGAGCGTGGCCCAGGGGCCGCTGAAGGAGGCCCTGGCCGCCCAGGCCGAGCTCACCCGGCGCCTGGAGTCCGCGCCCACCGAGGCGCACGAGAAGTTGATGGAGCAGCTCGCCGCGGTGTCCGATCGCATCGAGCAGCTGGGCGGCTGGGACACGGAGCACCACGCCAAGACGCTGCTGGACCGGCTCGGCGTGAAGGAGTGGGACCGGCCGGTGGCGGAGCTGTCCGGCGGCCTGCGCAAGCGCGTGGCCATTGCCCGGGCGCTGCTCACCCGGCCGGACCTGCTGATGCTGGACGAGCCCACCAACCACCTGGACGCGGACACGGTGGACTGGCTCGAGGACGAGCTGGACAAGCTGCCCGGCGCCCTGCTGCTGGTGACGCACGACCGCTACTTCCTCGACGGGCTGGTGGATCGCATCGTGGAGATCCAACCCGGCGCGGGCCTCACCTCGTACCCGGGCAACTACGAAGCGTACGTGGAGCAGAAGCTGGTGGCGCAGGAGCAGGCGGGCCTGGCGCAGCACAAGCGCGAGCGGTGGATCGCCCAGGAAGTGGCGTGGTTGCGCAAGGGCCCCGAGGCACGGCGCACCAAGAGCAAGGCGCGCATCGAGCGGGCGCGCAAGCTGATGGAGGAGAAGGGCTTCCAGCGGCCCAAGGTGGCGGGCCTGCAGGTGATGCAGGCGCCCCGGCTGGGACACACCGTCATCGAGGCCGAGGGCGTGCAGAAGTCCTACGGCGAGCGCAACGTGCTGCGGGGCGTGAACCTGCTTTTGCAGCGCGGCGAGCGCGTGGGGCTCGTGGGGCCCAACGGCGTGGGCAAGACGACCTTCCTCCGGGTGCTGCTCGGCGAGCTGCCGCCGGACGCGGGCAAGGTGGTCATCGGGAAGAACACGAAGGTGGCGTACTACGATCAGACGCGCGCCTCGTTGGATCCCGAGCAGACGGTGTACGAGGCGGCCTCGCCGCGTGGGGATGACTGGGTGGAGCTGGGAGACCAGCGCGTGGCGCTGCGCGACTACCTGGATGATCTGCTCTTCCCGGTGCCCATGCAGCGCATGAAGGTGAAGGCGCTGTCGGGAGGCGAGCGCAACCGGCTGCTGCTCGCGCGGCTGTTCCTGGAAGGCGCCAACGTGCTGGTGCTGGACGAGCCGACGAACGACCTGGACATCGTCACGCTCAACATCCTCGAGGGGCTGCTGCTCAACTTCACCGGCAGCGTGCTGCTGGTGACGCACGACCGGTACTTCCTCGACAAGGTGGCCACCTCCATCCTCGCCTTCGAGGGCGAGGGGAAGGTGACGCGCTACGAGGGCAACTTCGGGATGTACCGGCGGCTCAAGGAGCAGCAGCAGGCGAAGCTGGCCGCCGCGGCGTCCGCCCCCGCCGCGAAGAAGTCCGAGCCCGTCGCGACGGCGGAGCCGAAGCAGGCGCGCAAGCCGGGGAAGCTCTCGTACAAGGAGCAGCGCGAGCTGGACGGGATGGAGGCGGCCATCGAGGCGGCCGAGACGCGCAAGAGCGCGCTGGAGGCACAGCTCCTGGATCCGGCCGTCTACTCGAGCGCGACGAAGGCGGCCGGGGTGCAGAAGGAGCTGGAGGCCACGGCGGCCGAGGTGGATCGCCTCTACGGCCGCTGGCAGGCGCTGCAGGACATGGCCG of Cystobacter fuscus DSM 2262 contains these proteins:
- a CDS encoding DEAD/DEAH box helicase; the encoded protein is MTFEDLKLAEPLLRAVKEEGYSTPTPIQQQAIPYVLEGKDVLGCAQTGTGKTAAFTLPILQRLSVGRPPPPARGRPIRALVLSPTRELAAQIGDSVRAYGRYTGLNSAVIFGGVGQNAQEQTLRQGVDILVATPGRLLDLMNQGFVSYKALEVFVLDEADRMLDMGFIHDVKRVIAALPRPRQTLFFSATMPPEIQGLANSILVKPVRVEVAPVSTTAETIDQRLYFVEKEQKRGLLVHLLNSDQGIQRALVFTRTKHGANRVARHLESAGIGAEPIHGNKSQNARERALAAFKSGACRVLVATDIAARGIDIDGISHVINFDLPNIPETYVHRIGRTGRAGAAGIALSFCDTEERAYLKDIERTIRRRVPVVEAGVHRSALVSPPESDERPPRRDSPPRQQARPVSSGGGSRPNSPPRGERGADNRNGGGRGGGRRGGRGGGGGGGRSQETRSPLRNDRPQQAQPEQRPAAPSATSQRPRPSKWL
- a CDS encoding ABC-F family ATP-binding cassette domain-containing protein, which gives rise to MTLLRAADVQLSFGSRTVFEGLTFTIEEGERVGLVGVNGSGKSSLMKILAGAARADAGELQLRRGSRVTYLPQEPEFAPGATVASELSVAQGPLKEALAAQAELTRRLESAPTEAHEKLMEQLAAVSDRIEQLGGWDTEHHAKTLLDRLGVKEWDRPVAELSGGLRKRVAIARALLTRPDLLMLDEPTNHLDADTVDWLEDELDKLPGALLLVTHDRYFLDGLVDRIVEIQPGAGLTSYPGNYEAYVEQKLVAQEQAGLAQHKRERWIAQEVAWLRKGPEARRTKSKARIERARKLMEEKGFQRPKVAGLQVMQAPRLGHTVIEAEGVQKSYGERNVLRGVNLLLQRGERVGLVGPNGVGKTTFLRVLLGELPPDAGKVVIGKNTKVAYYDQTRASLDPEQTVYEAASPRGDDWVELGDQRVALRDYLDDLLFPVPMQRMKVKALSGGERNRLLLARLFLEGANVLVLDEPTNDLDIVTLNILEGLLLNFTGSVLLVTHDRYFLDKVATSILAFEGEGKVTRYEGNFGMYRRLKEQQQAKLAAAASAPAAKKSEPVATAEPKQARKPGKLSYKEQRELDGMEAAIEAAETRKSALEAQLLDPAVYSSATKAAGVQKELEATAAEVDRLYGRWQALQDMAAGG